The genomic DNA ACAGAGGCCCTTGCAAGAGGGCTTTCCGTCTTTCTGAATTCAACGGCTGTTGATGACAACTTCCGGCGGTTCAGCGGCCACACACAAGTCAATGCAACCGATCTTAAACTTATGAAGTACCCGAGCCGCAAGGCCCTCATTGAACTCGGACAATGGGCAATCAAGCAAGGGGAGTTGACTCAGGATATGATCGACGAAGAAATGGAGAGAATTGCGGAATGAACCAGACCAACAACCATAAGCAAATCAGTGACGCGATCAATATCCTGGTAGCTCTTGGAATGCCGAGGGCGCAGCAGAACGAACGTTCCGCGCTCTGTCTTCTTGCCTTGTTGAATCTCACACCCGGCAAGAAGTGGAAGGAGTCTGAAAAACCGTTGATGGGGATAACGCCCATCATGGATTGGGCGCGTGAGCACTATCAAAAAGAGTACGCCCCAAATACTCGGGAAACCGTCAGGCGGCAAACCATGCATCAGTTCGTGGATGCAGGAATCGCACTCTACAATCCAGACAAACCCAACCGGCCTGTAAACAGCCCCAAGGCCGTTTACCAGATCGAAGATACCGTTCTGGAGTTGCTACGTTCCTTCGGTACTTCGATGTGGCATGACAACCTGACGTCCTACCTTGCCGACCGCGAAACCCTTGCGGCGCGTTACGCAATGGAACGGGAGCAAAATCGGGTTCCCGTGAAAATCGCCAAGGGCAAGGAGATCACCCTGAGTCCCGGCGAGCACAGCGAATTGATACGAGACATTATTGAGGAGTTCGGGCCTCGATTCGTTCCCGGCGGCGTGCTGATCTATGCTGGCGATACCGGTGACAAATGGGGATATTTCGATGCGCCTTTGCTCTCCGATCTTGGCATCAGTGTCGATTCTCACGGGAAAATGCCCGATGTCGTTCTGTTCTGTCCGAAAAGAAACTGGCTGTTACTCGTTGAATCCGTTACCAGTCACGGCCCTGTGGACGGCAAAAGACATGCGGAACTGTCACAGCTTTTCGCCAATTCCAAAGCGGGGCTTGTCTATGTCACCGCCTTTCCAAACCGTTCTCTCATGGGGCGGTATCTTGGAGAAATCGCCTGGGAAACGGAAGTATGGGTGGCTG from Pseudodesulfovibrio thermohalotolerans includes the following:
- a CDS encoding BsuBI/PstI family type II restriction endonuclease: MNQTNNHKQISDAINILVALGMPRAQQNERSALCLLALLNLTPGKKWKESEKPLMGITPIMDWAREHYQKEYAPNTRETVRRQTMHQFVDAGIALYNPDKPNRPVNSPKAVYQIEDTVLELLRSFGTSMWHDNLTSYLADRETLAARYAMEREQNRVPVKIAKGKEITLSPGEHSELIRDIIEEFGPRFVPGGVLIYAGDTGDKWGYFDAPLLSDLGISVDSHGKMPDVVLFCPKRNWLLLVESVTSHGPVDGKRHAELSQLFANSKAGLVYVTAFPNRSLMGRYLGEIAWETEVWVADAPSHLIHFNGERFLGPYKD